A single region of the Silene latifolia isolate original U9 population chromosome 8, ASM4854445v1, whole genome shotgun sequence genome encodes:
- the LOC141594488 gene encoding F-box/LRR-repeat protein At2g42720-like, whose protein sequence is MEEEAKRDRISEMPEEIKEQILSSLCMKDAIRTSSLSSVWRYTWVSLPFLDFGVDGYGRFTSYFKRLPNAHPKKRHLYCSIFQKAEEEDDDSESTVDNTDYYKYTDSYAWKSDHQEVGYLQMIDELLQIYIKKNPSLRVLKKISLYVPMISDSKMRDYGVDIVSRCLSLAKHNVTELDYLISDNGWRFRPKDSYRALQNCLPILDSKTLTKLELHGCYLATLNKVDIPIDLPNLKHLRLINFNVRENMLETLLAKCPALEKLEFLWLCEGFNVLRVPRLSKLKKLKVEYINNLDLIEINAMSLQCLTLTNLSTKCRIKMASNSCNNLVNLFVDGSGITDDFFNSVAEFPHLKTIST, encoded by the coding sequence ATGGAAGAAGAAGCAAAAAGGGACAGAATATCCGAGATGCCGGAAGAAATAAAGGAACAAATATTATCATCCCTTTGTATGAAAGACGCGATTCGTACAAGCTCTTTGTCTTCTGTTTGGAGGTACACTTGGGTCTCCCTTCCTTTTCTAGATTTTGGGGTTGACGGTTATGGACGATTTACCTCTTATTTTAAGAGACTTCCTAATGCTCATCCCAAAAAGCGACACCTTTATTGTTCTATTTTTCAAAAGGCGGAGGAGGAAGACGACGATTCTGAATCGACAGTTGATAACACTGATTATTATAAGTATACTGATTCGTATGCTTGGAAAAGTGATCATCAAGAAGTTGGATATTTGCAAATGATAGATGAACTTTTGCAAATATACATTAAAAAGAACCCATCTTTGCGGGTTTTGAAAAAGATATCCCTTTATGTACCTATGATTTCCGACTCTAAGAtgcgtgattatggtgttgatatTGTATCCCGATGTCTTTCGCTTGCCAAACACAATGTTACCGAGCTTGATTATTTGATCAGCGACAATGGGTGGCGTTTCCGCCCTAAGGATTCATACCGTGCTTTGCAAAATTGTCTTCCTATCTTAGATTCGAAAACTTTAACCAAGCTGGAGTTACATGGATGTTACTTGGCTACGCTAAATAAAGTCGACATACCAATTGATCTTCCCAATTTGAAACACTTACGTCTAATAAACTTCAATGTACGCGAGAATATGCTGGAGACCCTGCTTGCTAAATGTCCAGCTTTGGAAAAGCTCGAATTTTTATGGTTGTGTGAGGGGTTTAACGTGCTCCGAGTTCCAAGGCTTTCGAAATTAAAAAAGCTTAAAGTTGAGTACATAAATAATCTTGATCTAATAGAGATTAATGCAATGTCTCTTCAATGCTTGACACTTACTAACCTTTCGACAAAGTGCAGAATTAAGATGGCTTCTAATTCTTGTAACAACTTGGTTAATTTGTTCGTCGATGGTTCTGGCATAACTGATGATTTCTTTAATAGTGTCGCGGAATTTCCACACCTAAAAACCATATCCACTTGA
- the LOC141594487 gene encoding F-box/LRR-repeat protein At2g42720-like — translation MEEEEAKRDRISEMPEEIKEQIVSSLCMKDAICTSSLSSVWRYSWVSLPFLDFGFDVFRKFTSYFKTLPTSHPKKRQLYSIFHKAEEEENDSKSTVDNTDLYAWQITEVGYLQMIDEFLQIYIKKNPSLRVLKKISLFVPMLYDSNKMRDYGALVVSRCLSLAKHNVTELDYRFNNFGWPFALEKCFPILESKTLTKLEVCGCYLAMKKKVDLPIDLPNLKRLRLTKFHVSENMLETLFTKCPALEKLEFSWLCGGFNVLRVPRLSKLKKLKVKYISNLDLIEINSMSLQCLSLLNLSTNCKIKMDSNSCNNLVNLFVDYCGITDDFFNNVAEFPKLKTISLIDCSELKHIKITSNSLTRFEVKDCPNLSRTELETPKLLFIGNSSSRKSHDIDWLIAKQGIPHPSFQ, via the coding sequence atggaagaagaagaagcaaAAAGAGACAGAATATCAGAGATGCCCGAAGAAATAAAGGAACAAATAGTATCATCCCTTTGTATGAAAGACGCGATTTGTACAAGCTCTTTGTCTTCTGTTTGGAGGTACTCTTGGGTCTCTCTTCCTTTTCTTGATTTTGGGTTTGACGTTTTTCGCAAATTTACCTCTTATTTTAAGACTCTTCCTACTAGTCATCCCAAAAAGCGACAACTTTATTCTATTTTTCACAAGGCGGAGGAGGAAGAAAACGATTCTAAATCAACAGTCGATAACACTGATTTGTATGCTTGGCAAATTACAGAAGTTGGATATTTGCAAATGATAGATGAATTTTTGCAAATATACATTAAAAAGAACCCATCTTTGCGGGTTTTGAAAAAGATATCCCTTTTTGTACCTATGCTTTACGACTCTAATAAGATGCGTGATTATGGTGCTCTTGTTGTATCCCGATGTCTTTCGCTTGCCAAACACAATGTTACCGAGCTTGATTATCGGTTCAACAACTTTGGGTGGCCTTTTGCTTTGGAAAAGTGTTTTCCTATCTTAGAATCGAAAACTTTAACCAAGCTGGAGGTATGTGGATGTTACTTGGCTATGAAAAAAAAAGTCGACTTACCAATTGATCTTCCCAATTTGAAACGCTTACGTCTAACAAAGTTCCATGTAAGCGAGAATATGCTGGAAACCTTGTTTACTAAATGTCCAGCTTTGGAAAAGCTCGAATTTTCATGGCTGTGTGGGGGGTTTAACGTGCTCCGAGTTCCAAGGCTTTCGAAATTAAAAAAGCTCAAAGTTAAGTACATAAGTAATCTTGATCTAATAGAGATTAATTCAATGTCTCTTCAATGCTTGAGCCTTCTTAACCTTTCGACAAATTGCAAAATTAAGATGGATTCTAATTCTTGTAACAACTTGGTTAATTTGTTTGTTGATTATTGTGGCATAACTGATGATTTCTTTAATAATGTCGCGGAATTTCCAAAGTTGAAAACCATATCCCTTATAGATTGTTCTGAATTGAAGCATATTAAGATCACCTCCAACTCTCTTACAAGATTTGAAGTTAAGGATTGCCCAAATTTGAGTCGGACTGAGCTTGAGACGCCGAAGCTGTTGTTCATCGGAAATTCTAGTAGCCGTAAGAGTCACGACATCGACTGGCTTATTGCAAAACAAGGGATACCTCACCCCTCTTTTCAATAA